Sequence from the Aquipuribacter hungaricus genome:
GGCCGCGGCGACCGCGGGACGGAGCAGGTCGCTGACGGTCGCGGCGCCGGTCCGGACCACGACGTCGCCGGGGCCCAGGCGGGGGTCGGCGACCACGGTGACCCCGTCGGGCAGGCCGTCCTGCAGGACGCCGGCCCGCTCGAGGGCGCGCACGCCCGCGGGGTCGACGCGGACGGCGACGACGGTGCCGGCGGGGGTGCCGTCGATGCCGCGGAGGATCCGGGCCAGGAGGGCACCGGCGCCCGGGGCCGCGGACAGCACGACCTGCTCGGCGAGCTCGGCCGCGCACCGGGCCACGACCTCGGCCATGGCGCCGGCCTCGACCACGCCGTCCTCCTGGACCTGGACGGCGGCCGAGCGCAGCGCGAGCAGCGCCGAGCCGGCGGCGGCGCGGAGCTGGTCGAGCTCGCGGGCCAGGGCGGCGTCGCGGGCCGCCTCCTGCGCGGCGACGGTGGCCGCCGCGCGGCGCAGCCCCTCGCTGTAGCCGGTGGCGTACCCGGTGACGAAGCCGGACTGGCGGCCGGCGTCACGGGCGGGGTCGGCGGTGAGGTCGGCGACGCCCCGCTCCCGGGGGCCGGTGAGGCTGCCCGGGACGAAGGGGCGGACCTCGAGCTCAGACGTACTCATCGTCGTCACCCCCGCCGCGGCGCACGACGAGCTGGCCGGACTCCTCCAGCGAGCGGATGATCTGCACGATCGCGGCCTGCGCCTCCTCGACGGCGGCCTTGCGGACCTGGCCGAGCACCTCGATCTCGTCGACGAGGTCCTGCCGGGCGCGCTCGGACACGTTGCCGAGGACCTTGTCGCGGACCACCTGGGCGACGCTCTTGAGCGCCGTGGCGAGGACCGCGGAGTCGACCTGGCGCAGCACCATCTGCACCGCGCGGTCCTCCAGGCCGACGATGTCGGCGAAGACGAACAGGCGGGCCTTGACCTCCTCGGCCAGGGCGGGGTCGTGCTCGGTGAGCCCCTCGAGGATGGCCTTCTCGGTGGCGGCGTCGGCGCGGTTGATGACGTCGACGAGGGACTGCAGGCCGCCGGTCACCGCGTCGGACGAGGTCTGCGGCAGCACCGAGGAGGTGCGGGCCTTGAGCAGGTCCTGCAGGACGACGAGCGCGTGGGGCTGGAACCGGCCGGTCGTGGCCAGGCGGCGGGCGACCGCGACCTGGTCGGCGGCGCCGAGGCCGGCCATGACGACCGAGGCCTGGTCGGGGCGCAGGTGGACGAGCACCGCGGCCATGGTCTGCGGGTGCTCGCCGCGCAG
This genomic interval carries:
- the fliG gene encoding flagellar motor switch protein FliG, which codes for MTVATTDAPQVTAPAAPAAPDLNGLQKAAVLLVMLGKDRAASVLRHLKGTDLDELVAQVVRLRNVSPTVAAEVLGQFHTMAVRQGVVGAGGEGYARDVLERSLGKADAGDVMKRIATATAERPLKFLQDVDPQQLMSILRGEHPQTMAAVLVHLRPDQASVVMAGLGAADQVAVARRLATTGRFQPHALVVLQDLLKARTSSVLPQTSSDAVTGGLQSLVDVINRADAATEKAILEGLTEHDPALAEEVKARLFVFADIVGLEDRAVQMVLRQVDSAVLATALKSVAQVVRDKVLGNVSERARQDLVDEIEVLGQVRKAAVEEAQAAIVQIIRSLEESGQLVVRRGGGDDDEYV